The following proteins are encoded in a genomic region of Mycobacterium sp. 155:
- a CDS encoding tellurite resistance/C4-dicarboxylate transporter family protein, which yields MKAEVFASVMATGIVSISAANHGFGLLSIGLATLAAVGLPVLMYLVATRWRSFDLRDINTVVGFFTYVAACTVLASRFAEYRVAVWVLGTLGLLGWLSLVPRLLQRMWRLGPTGLRDRAHGTWELASVATSGLSIVFVTDGILFWAFIFWIVALGVYCVMTGLIAWRALREPEARRNVPPDHWILMGGLAIATLAGEHIHAALHPGPLADAVRIVTILTLAVATVQIVPLAITSWRQMFDWPAVFPLGMYSAANYAMEIGTGWQPLASVSVVFFWIALAAWVAVAVTVARRLYGTR from the coding sequence ATGAAGGCCGAGGTGTTCGCCTCGGTCATGGCGACGGGCATCGTCTCGATATCCGCCGCGAACCACGGTTTCGGTCTTCTCAGCATTGGGTTGGCGACTCTGGCTGCTGTCGGACTGCCGGTGCTGATGTATCTGGTAGCCACGCGCTGGCGATCGTTCGACCTGCGCGACATCAACACCGTGGTCGGGTTTTTCACCTACGTGGCGGCGTGTACGGTGCTGGCCTCGCGATTCGCCGAGTACCGCGTGGCGGTATGGGTGCTGGGCACACTGGGGCTGCTGGGGTGGCTGTCACTGGTCCCTCGGCTGCTCCAGCGGATGTGGCGGCTGGGCCCGACAGGCTTGCGTGACCGGGCGCACGGCACCTGGGAACTCGCCAGCGTCGCGACGTCGGGACTGTCCATTGTTTTCGTCACCGATGGAATCCTGTTCTGGGCGTTCATCTTCTGGATCGTCGCACTGGGTGTGTACTGCGTGATGACGGGACTTATCGCGTGGCGCGCGTTGCGGGAGCCGGAAGCTCGGCGCAACGTTCCACCCGATCACTGGATACTGATGGGCGGCCTTGCAATCGCCACGCTGGCCGGTGAGCACATTCACGCCGCCCTGCACCCGGGCCCGCTCGCCGACGCGGTACGCATCGTCACCATCCTGACGCTGGCCGTTGCCACGGTGCAGATCGTGCCCTTGGCCATCACCAGTTGGCGCCAGATGTTCGACTGGCCGGCGGTGTTCCCGCTCGGCATGTACTCGGCGGCCAACTATGCCATGGAGATCGGAACCGGTTGGCAGCCGCTGGCCAGCGTCTCAGTGGTGTTCTTCTGGATTGCGTTGGCGGCGTGGGTGGCGGTGGCGGTCACCGTGGCTCGCCGGCTGTACGGGACTCGATAG
- the purB gene encoding adenylosuccinate lyase has product MTIPNVLANRYASDEMVAIWTPEAKIVAERRLWVAVLRAQAELGVSVPDGVIDDYEQVLDNVDLASIAARERVTRHDVKARIEEFNALAGHEHVHKGMTSRDLTENVEQLQIRSSLELVFAHGVAVVARLAERAVVYRDLVMAGRSHNVAAQATTLGKRFASAAEESLVALQRLRELIDRYPLRGIKGPMGTAQDMLDLFDGDTAKLAELERRVAEFLGFTDVFTSVGQVYPRSLDHDVVSALVQLGAGPSSMAHTVRLMAGHELVTEGFAPGQVGSSAMPHKMNTRSCERVNGLQVVLRGYGSMAAELAGAQWNEGDVFCSVVRRVALPDAFFAIDGQTETFLTVLDEFGAYPAVIQRELDRYLPFLATTRILIAAVRAGVGREAAHEVIKEHAVAVALAMREKGAEQDLVDRLAADPRLPLDRVALETALADRQVFTGAAGAQVDGVVAAVDDLVSRYPEAAKYTSGAIL; this is encoded by the coding sequence GTGACGATTCCGAATGTTCTGGCCAACCGCTACGCCAGCGACGAGATGGTCGCGATCTGGACGCCGGAGGCCAAGATCGTCGCGGAGCGCCGGCTGTGGGTCGCCGTGCTGCGCGCCCAGGCAGAGCTGGGCGTCTCGGTGCCCGACGGCGTGATCGACGACTACGAGCAGGTACTGGACAACGTCGACCTGGCTTCGATCGCCGCGCGGGAGCGGGTGACCCGCCACGATGTGAAGGCCCGCATCGAGGAGTTCAACGCACTCGCCGGCCATGAGCATGTCCACAAGGGCATGACCAGTCGCGACCTCACCGAGAACGTCGAGCAACTGCAGATCCGCAGCTCCCTGGAGTTGGTGTTCGCCCACGGTGTGGCGGTGGTGGCGCGGCTGGCCGAGCGCGCCGTGGTCTACCGCGACCTCGTGATGGCCGGGCGCAGTCACAACGTCGCTGCGCAGGCAACCACGCTGGGCAAGCGGTTCGCTTCGGCGGCCGAAGAAAGTTTGGTGGCCCTGCAGCGCCTCCGTGAGCTGATCGACCGGTACCCGCTGCGTGGCATCAAGGGACCGATGGGCACCGCGCAGGACATGCTCGACCTGTTCGACGGCGACACCGCGAAGCTGGCTGAGCTGGAACGTCGCGTCGCCGAATTCCTGGGATTCACCGACGTTTTCACCAGTGTCGGCCAGGTGTATCCGCGGTCGCTGGACCACGATGTGGTGTCCGCGCTCGTGCAGCTGGGCGCCGGACCGTCGTCGATGGCACACACCGTCCGGCTGATGGCCGGGCACGAACTGGTGACCGAGGGCTTCGCGCCCGGGCAGGTCGGCTCCTCGGCCATGCCGCACAAGATGAACACCAGGTCCTGTGAGCGGGTCAACGGACTGCAGGTGGTGCTGCGCGGCTACGGGTCGATGGCAGCGGAACTGGCTGGGGCGCAATGGAATGAGGGCGACGTGTTCTGCTCGGTGGTGCGCCGCGTCGCGCTACCCGACGCGTTCTTCGCCATCGACGGACAGACCGAGACGTTCCTGACCGTCCTCGACGAATTCGGTGCTTACCCGGCGGTGATCCAGCGCGAGCTCGACCGTTACCTGCCGTTCCTGGCCACCACTCGCATCCTGATCGCCGCGGTGCGCGCCGGGGTGGGGCGGGAAGCCGCCCACGAGGTGATCAAGGAACACGCGGTTGCGGTGGCCCTGGCCATGAGAGAAAAGGGTGCGGAGCAGGATCTTGTCGACCGGCTGGCCGCCGATCCGCGGTTGCCGCTAGACCGGGTTGCGCTGGAGACGGCCCTCGCTGATCGGCAGGTGTTCACCGGAGCCGCGGGCGCGCAGGTCGATGGGGTGGTGGCCGCCGTCGACGATCTGGTCAGCCGTTACCCGGAGGCCGCCAAGTACACCTCGGGTGCCATCTTGTGA
- the relZ gene encoding bifunctional ribonuclease/(p)ppGpp synthase: MHFVGLDLAWGEKNQTGVAAIDSDGRVLYVGVAQDDESIAATIKPYVSGDCLVAIDAPLIVKNAEGYRPCERALNRDFQRFDAGARPAFTERPEFKHPRAARIASALGLDVDPASSSRRRAIEVYPHPATVVLFGLDKIIKYKRGAFEDRQRELLRLMTHIEELDKATPRLRANRNVSWVELRKRVEAATRPGQLDRDEDPVDALICAYIGLYWYHRPEDVTVYGDVKAGYIVTPSLPANRLLRSQRTPADQPATPPAMTAQNAVAEYRERRPALVTSTEHYLALVTGLLDDAGINYLSIRARTKSVESFAAKVDRTVDGKRLYTDPLVEITDQVGLRVITYLREDVDTVAHLLATEMRLLDDQDIGLQTARKGRWGYASRHLLVGVEGEKQPASIQVRTVLQHAWAEFEHDVRYKGQIPAEHGADLDRRFTLAAGLLELADREFTAIRQRLRTSVTEEEPDWTADSRIPTPVLATYLGNRYADAGWSRTDHYSWISGLLLELGITSPDALTEVLDSVNDDEVNDAMGYRFPAGAVRRLDDALLAVYGDRYIGLDGNAHRTELLHNRIEKLRGSS; this comes from the coding sequence ATGCACTTCGTCGGACTCGACCTCGCGTGGGGCGAGAAGAATCAGACCGGTGTCGCGGCGATCGACTCCGACGGGCGGGTTCTCTACGTCGGTGTGGCGCAGGACGACGAGAGCATCGCTGCGACGATCAAACCGTATGTCAGCGGCGACTGCCTGGTCGCCATCGATGCGCCGCTGATCGTGAAAAACGCGGAAGGTTACCGGCCGTGCGAGCGGGCGCTCAACCGAGACTTTCAGCGGTTCGACGCCGGGGCCCGTCCCGCGTTCACCGAACGGCCGGAGTTCAAGCACCCACGCGCAGCCCGCATCGCGTCCGCACTGGGCCTCGATGTTGACCCCGCCTCGTCGTCGCGCCGACGCGCCATCGAGGTCTACCCACACCCCGCAACGGTGGTGCTGTTCGGGCTCGACAAGATCATCAAATACAAGCGCGGCGCCTTCGAAGACCGCCAGCGTGAGCTGCTGAGACTCATGACTCACATCGAGGAGCTCGACAAGGCGACACCGCGGCTACGGGCCAACCGCAACGTCAGCTGGGTCGAGCTGCGCAAGCGGGTGGAAGCCGCGACCCGACCAGGCCAGCTGGACCGCGACGAAGACCCCGTGGACGCCCTGATCTGCGCATACATCGGGTTGTACTGGTATCACCGGCCGGAAGACGTGACGGTCTACGGTGACGTCAAGGCGGGTTACATCGTCACCCCGTCACTGCCGGCCAACCGGCTCCTCCGCTCGCAGAGAACACCCGCGGACCAGCCTGCGACCCCGCCCGCGATGACCGCGCAGAACGCCGTGGCCGAGTATCGGGAACGGCGGCCCGCCCTGGTCACGTCCACCGAGCATTACCTGGCGCTGGTGACGGGGCTGCTCGACGACGCGGGCATCAACTACCTCAGCATCAGGGCACGGACCAAGAGCGTCGAATCGTTCGCCGCCAAGGTGGACCGCACCGTCGACGGCAAGCGGCTCTACACCGATCCGCTGGTGGAGATCACCGATCAGGTCGGGCTGCGGGTGATCACCTACCTGCGCGAGGATGTCGACACGGTGGCCCATCTGCTGGCCACGGAGATGCGTCTACTGGACGACCAGGACATCGGCCTGCAGACCGCGCGCAAGGGTCGCTGGGGTTACGCCAGCCGACATCTGCTCGTAGGCGTCGAGGGCGAAAAGCAGCCGGCGTCGATCCAGGTCCGCACGGTGCTGCAGCACGCATGGGCAGAGTTCGAGCACGATGTGCGCTACAAGGGGCAGATCCCGGCCGAGCACGGCGCCGACCTGGATCGCCGCTTCACCCTTGCCGCCGGGCTACTTGAGCTGGCCGATCGGGAGTTCACCGCGATCCGCCAGCGGCTGCGCACCAGCGTGACCGAAGAGGAGCCGGACTGGACAGCGGATTCGCGCATCCCCACGCCGGTGCTGGCAACGTATTTGGGCAACCGTTATGCAGATGCGGGCTGGTCGCGGACCGACCACTACAGCTGGATTTCGGGGCTGCTGCTGGAACTGGGCATCACGTCGCCGGACGCGCTGACCGAGGTGTTGGACTCGGTGAATGACGACGAGGTCAACGACGCCATGGGTTACCGGTTCCCAGCGGGTGCGGTGCGCCGTCTGGACGACGCGCTGCTCGCGGTGTACGGCGATCGCTATATCGGACTGGACGGCAATGCACACCGAACTGAGTTGCTGCACAACAGGATTGAGAAGCTGCGCGGTAGTTCTTAG
- a CDS encoding TetR/AcrR family transcriptional regulator, with the protein MLVVTAAVTPKGERRRCALVRAAADLLCEGGFDAVRHRAVARRAGLPLASTTYYFSSLDDLIANAVEDIGTREAEQLKAGVAALSRRRRGAESTADVLVDLLVGESPETRVTEQLISRYERYIACARQPGLRDIQRRIRQQRTEAVVEVVERSGRAVRSELLTALVCAVDGAVVASLMDEGDGPRASARATLIDVIDVLAPVDERPVHI; encoded by the coding sequence ATGCTAGTGGTGACAGCAGCAGTCACTCCGAAGGGGGAGCGTCGGCGGTGCGCACTCGTGAGGGCGGCCGCTGACCTGTTGTGTGAAGGCGGATTCGACGCCGTCCGGCACCGCGCGGTGGCCCGCCGGGCCGGTCTGCCGCTGGCGTCGACCACCTACTATTTTTCCTCCCTCGACGACTTGATCGCCAACGCTGTCGAGGACATCGGAACGCGCGAAGCCGAGCAGCTGAAGGCCGGCGTGGCCGCGCTGAGTCGCCGCCGCCGCGGCGCGGAGTCCACCGCCGACGTACTGGTGGACCTCTTGGTCGGGGAGTCCCCGGAAACCCGGGTGACCGAGCAACTGATCTCCCGCTACGAACGCTACATCGCGTGCGCGCGCCAGCCCGGGCTGCGCGACATCCAGCGCCGAATTCGTCAACAGCGCACCGAGGCGGTGGTCGAAGTGGTCGAACGGTCCGGCCGTGCGGTGCGCTCCGAACTGCTCACCGCGTTGGTGTGCGCAGTAGACGGCGCGGTCGTCGCGTCGCTCATGGACGAAGGCGACGGTCCCCGCGCCAGTGCCCGAGCGACGCTCATCGATGTCATCGACGTGCTCGCCCCGGTCGACGAACGGCCCGTGCACATCTAA
- a CDS encoding alpha/beta hydrolase family protein, whose translation MAAMPNLNRRALLRLGAGAAGAYTLGSALASAPAMADPPAAAPTYASGSFTSAARGGVDTNWAIARPPGQTGKLRPVIALHGKGSNAAEVMAGGVESGLAQAVAAGIPPFAVVAVDGGGGYWHKRASGEDSGAMVLNELIPMLGDQDLDTSRVGFLGWSMGGYGALLLGARLGPARTAAICAVSPALWTSSGATAPGAFDGADDYAANTVWGLPALGSIPIRIDCGTSDPFYSATQQFIAQLPNHPAGGFSPGGHDSAFWSQQLPAEIAWMAPLLVA comes from the coding sequence ATGGCCGCCATGCCCAACTTGAACCGTCGCGCCCTGCTGCGCCTCGGTGCCGGTGCGGCCGGCGCCTACACGCTGGGGTCCGCCCTGGCGTCGGCTCCCGCGATGGCCGATCCACCCGCCGCGGCGCCCACCTATGCCAGCGGATCATTCACGTCCGCAGCGCGTGGAGGCGTCGACACCAACTGGGCCATCGCCCGACCGCCCGGGCAGACCGGCAAGCTTCGACCCGTGATCGCGCTGCACGGCAAGGGTTCCAACGCCGCGGAGGTAATGGCCGGAGGCGTGGAATCCGGTCTGGCCCAAGCGGTTGCGGCCGGGATCCCGCCGTTCGCCGTGGTCGCCGTCGACGGTGGCGGCGGTTACTGGCACAAGCGCGCTTCGGGTGAGGATTCCGGTGCGATGGTGCTCAACGAGCTGATTCCGATGCTCGGCGACCAGGATCTGGACACCTCGCGGGTGGGCTTTCTGGGATGGTCGATGGGCGGGTACGGTGCGCTCCTGCTCGGCGCGCGGCTGGGACCGGCACGCACCGCGGCAATCTGCGCAGTGAGCCCGGCGCTGTGGACGTCGTCCGGCGCGACCGCGCCAGGTGCCTTCGACGGCGCCGACGACTACGCGGCCAATACCGTGTGGGGACTGCCCGCGCTGGGATCGATCCCCATCCGAATTGATTGCGGCACAAGCGATCCATTCTATTCGGCTACTCAGCAGTTCATCGCACAGCTGCCGAATCATCCGGCCGGCGGATTCTCCCCCGGCGGGCACGACTCGGCATTCTGGAGCCAGCAGTTGCCCGCCGAGATCGCCTGGATGGCTCCGCTGCTCGTGGCGTAA